A region from the Halosolutus gelatinilyticus genome encodes:
- a CDS encoding DUF7522 family protein, with translation MDGAAIDQEFAEELRSACRTTVGDELRSIAYFTEDDVEQLYLRSDLERTADLVGFADHERLGFRSQSAYRNTQLGEYQATIRLFENGYLTRVIRDDHGVWVTTDEMSLERFEELISVLDALLEEHDVAIDGGE, from the coding sequence ATGGACGGCGCCGCGATCGATCAGGAGTTCGCAGAGGAATTACGAAGCGCCTGCCGAACGACGGTCGGCGACGAGCTGCGGAGTATCGCGTACTTCACCGAGGACGACGTCGAGCAGTTGTACCTCCGATCGGACCTCGAACGGACGGCCGATCTAGTCGGCTTCGCCGATCACGAGCGGCTCGGTTTTCGCTCGCAGTCTGCGTACCGGAACACGCAGCTCGGAGAGTACCAGGCGACGATTCGGCTGTTCGAGAACGGTTACCTGACCCGGGTTATCCGGGACGACCACGGTGTCTGGGTGACGACGGATGAGATGTCGCTCGAACGGTTCGAAGAACTCATCAGCGTACTCGACGCCCTCCTCGAGGAGCACGACGTGGCGATCGACGGCGGCGAGTGA
- a CDS encoding amino acid-binding protein: MFDEIMEKFEGSPSQQAVIRLLLERGFSVNDDGRVVSGGIEIPNTGIAREIDVDRRVVDSTTGAILEDPELRQIFQNISQVPSLMDLAPVLDLTVLSVAVDDAEQEGIVSQVTGTLAEHGISIRQTISEDPEFTDEPRLYLITDEDLPGDVITAIRDLEFVRKIELQ; encoded by the coding sequence ATGTTCGACGAGATCATGGAGAAGTTCGAGGGGTCGCCGAGCCAGCAGGCGGTGATTCGCCTGCTGCTCGAGCGGGGCTTCTCCGTCAACGACGACGGCCGCGTGGTATCCGGTGGGATCGAGATTCCGAACACGGGGATCGCTCGCGAGATCGACGTCGATCGTCGGGTCGTCGACTCGACGACGGGTGCCATCCTCGAGGACCCCGAACTGCGCCAGATCTTCCAGAACATCTCGCAGGTGCCGAGCCTGATGGACCTGGCGCCAGTGCTCGACCTGACCGTCCTCTCGGTCGCCGTCGACGACGCTGAACAGGAGGGGATCGTCTCGCAGGTGACGGGGACGCTGGCCGAGCACGGCATCTCCATCCGGCAGACGATCAGCGAGGACCCCGAGTTCACCGACGAGCCGCGGCTGTACCTCATCACCGACGAGGATCTGCCGGGCGACGTCATCACCGCGATCCGGGACCTCGAGTTCGTTCGGAAGATCGAACTGCAGTAA
- the hisB gene encoding imidazoleglycerol-phosphate dehydratase HisB, producing MSDRTATITRETTETAIECAIAIDGTGEATVETGIGFFDHMLTSFAKHGLFDLDVDCDGDLEIDDHHTVEDVAIVLGEAFDEALGDRSGIVRYADRRVPLDEAVASAVVDVSGRPRFYFDGEFSQAAIGEFTSDMARHFGESLAMNAGLTLHLAVEGENAHHEVEALFKALARTLDDATRIDERRDGTPSTKGTL from the coding sequence ATGAGCGATCGAACGGCGACGATCACGCGCGAGACGACCGAGACCGCGATCGAGTGCGCGATCGCGATCGACGGGACCGGCGAGGCGACGGTCGAGACGGGAATCGGCTTTTTCGACCACATGCTGACGTCGTTCGCCAAGCACGGTCTGTTCGACCTCGACGTCGACTGCGACGGCGACCTCGAGATCGACGACCACCACACGGTCGAAGACGTCGCGATCGTCCTCGGGGAGGCGTTCGACGAGGCGCTCGGCGACCGATCGGGGATCGTCCGCTACGCCGATCGGCGGGTGCCGCTGGACGAGGCCGTCGCGAGCGCCGTCGTCGACGTCAGCGGCCGCCCGCGCTTTTACTTCGACGGCGAGTTCTCGCAGGCGGCGATCGGCGAGTTCACGAGCGACATGGCCCGCCACTTCGGCGAGTCGCTCGCGATGAACGCTGGGTTGACGCTACACCTCGCGGTCGAGGGCGAGAACGCCCACCACGAGGTCGAGGCGCTGTTCAAGGCGCTCGCCCGGACCCTCGACGACGCGACCCGGATCGACGAGCGCCGAGACGGGACGCCGAGCACGAAAGGCACGCTTTAA